The following is a genomic window from Crocinitomicaceae bacterium.
CTGATTTCAAGGTCAACCATGGATGCCATTTTTCCGCCTGATTTTCCGGTGAGGGCAACAACAAACATTTTATTTGCTTTGGCGGCAGTTACGGCATTGATCACGTTTTGAGAATTTCCGCTGGTTGAAATGGCAAGTAAAACATCACCCGGCCGACCAATGCTTTCAACAAATCTTGAAAAAATATAATCATACCCATAATCATTTGAAATGCAGGTAATGTGCGCCGGATCAGAAATAGCAACAGCCGGAATAGGGCCACGATTTTCCCTGAATCTACCCGTCATCTC
Proteins encoded in this region:
- the lpcA gene encoding D-sedoheptulose 7-phosphate isomerase: MSTKQIADHFLEAQSLLGQFIADPANFEKIKKAGDAMIASIKNGGKVISCGNGGSMSDAMHFAEEMTGRFRENRGPIPAVAISDPAHITCISNDYGYDYIFSRFVESIGRPGDVLLAISTSGNSQNVINAVTAAKANKMFVVALTGKSGGKMASMVDLEIRTPMSQWADRVQEIHIKIIHSLIHYIETNIHG